In Balearica regulorum gibbericeps isolate bBalReg1 chromosome 26, bBalReg1.pri, whole genome shotgun sequence, one genomic interval encodes:
- the MISP gene encoding mitotic interactor and substrate of PLK1 isoform X3, with the protein MDRVTRHLVFQLPQTSHKHDYNDAHQAGWFAEQRIDSDDDMFGSTQHSSQRVENGYGWKRRAKSVSCFLDGEKDVWTPSPDRESKLEVVRSESLYDLRAYKGERKPSKLYDEDEQEWYRVPPPNISPEKARELEDERREIIRSQVVRKSSTVAERWSSMDELSSISAGTGGQGEGRHVGSFTTSFAICFDKPSSGRAPTSVDPENIDTEQIDFSTARQQFLMLEKTNPGSFFSPGQQAMSPNPESMTKISRQEWSSPEMAVKAARDYGNAGASGQSRMDKTVYQVSSVSYKTPVKEEVYAPRRADIERSHPTGKTFSLTKASSREDLDSGSGEMYNKATNTSNGSASNEIFNGLGDPRASSLDKDMKISNETPIEREIRMAMEREENLYKERGIQRLTSSSELVEIQTKPLLSIHTSPGPGRKGKDKGRASLYVQREIEQETKREEDLKRQGRLLGTYDRGTQQELDERRRVFEQEEAPPQKPTPTRKADERRSWINEFAVEQPTSRSPHPAEDTRGGRTLPSYAVNITHLQASQPRFAASEKSRDQPLVSQHVSASASKWKSEDSWGGRLPSSTLSPAGTAVLPREYFSFSFWKPKISFVDNMGTQNPLRREDSREEQYKVRTWKPQTSSLIEEEIRSDLQREEELQEQRRRRQMIDGYSLVGSDGFPQEGSHSRHSSENSAGRAQECPAHAFPLPCS; encoded by the exons ATGGACAGAGTCACCCGGCACCTGGTCTTCCAACTCCCCCAGACCTCGCACAAGCACGACTATAACGATGCTCACCAAGCCGGCTGGTTTGCGGAGCAGAGGATCGACAGCGATGACGACATGTTTGGCTCCACTCAACACAGCAGCCAGAGGGTGGAAAACGGCTATGGCTGGAAAAGGAGGGCAAAGTCAGTCTCGTGTTTCCTGGATGGTGAAAAAGATGTCTGGACTCCGTCCCCAGACAGGGAGTCCAAACTGGAGGTGGTGAGGTCAGAAAGCCTGTATGATCTCAGGGCTTACAAAGGTGAGAGGAAGCCCTCGAAGCTTTACGATGAGGATGAGCAGGAATGGTACAGGGTCCCTCCACCGAACATCTCACCCGAGAAAGCCAGGGAGCTCGAGGACGAGAGGAGGGAGATCATTCGGAGCCAGGTGGTGAGGAAGAGCTCCACCGTGGCCGAGAGGTGGAGCTCCATGGATGAGCTGAGCTCTATAAGTGCCGGCACAGGCGGCCAGGGTGAAGGCAGGCACGTGGGCAGCTTCACCACCAGCTTCGCCATTTGCTTTGACAAGCCTTCCTCGGGGAGGGCACCGACGTCTGTTGACCCTGAAAATATCGACACGGAGCAGATTGACTTCTCCACTGCCCGGCAGCAGTTCCTGATGCTGGAAAAGACTAACCCAGGCTCTTTCTTCAGCCCAGGGCAACAGGCCATGTCTCCAAATCCAGAGTCAATGACAAAGATCTCTAGGCAAGAGTGGTCCAGTCCTGAGATGGCCGTGAAGGCTGCAAGAGATTATGGTAATGCCGGTGCATCCGGCCAGAGCAGGATGGACAAGACCGTTTATCAGGTTTCCAGTGTGTCCTACAAGACACCGGTGAAGGAGGAGGTTTATGCTCCCAGAAGGGCTGATATTGAAAGGTCACACCCCACtgggaaaacattcagcttGACTAAAGCATCTTCCAGAGAGGACTTGGACTCCGGCTCAGGTGAGATGTATAACAAAGCCACAAACACCAGCAACGGAAGCGCATCCAATGAGATCTTCAATGGCCTTGGGGATCCGAGGGCCAGCAGCCTGGACAAGGATATGAAGATCAGCAATGAGACGCCCATTGAGCGGGAGATCCGCATGGCgatggagagggaggagaaccTCTATAAGGAGAGGGGGATCCAGCGCCTAACCTCCAGCAGCGAGCTGGTAGAGATCCAGACCAAGCCTCTCCTCTCCATACATACCTCTCCGGGCCCaggcaggaaagggaaggaCAAAGGCCGTGCTTCCCTTTACGTCCAGAGGGAAATCGAGCAGGAAACCAAGCGCGAGGAAGATCTGAAGAGGCAAGGGAGGCTGCTGGGGACATACGACAGGGGGACGCAGCAGGAGTTGGATGAGCGCAGGAGGGTGTTCGAGCAGGAGGAAGCCCCCCCGCAGAAGCCCACCCCCACGAGGAAGGCAGACGAGCGGAGGAGCTGGATTAATGAGTTTGCAGTGGAGCAGCCCACGAGCCGCAGCCCCCACCCTGCAGAAGACACCAGGGGTGGGAGAACCCTTCCCAGCTACGCAGTGAACATCACGCACTTGCAGGCGTCCCAGCCGCGCTTCGCCGCCAGCGAGAAGAGCCGGGACCAGCCTCTGGTGTCCCAGCACGTTTCCGCCAGCGCCAGCAAATGGAAGAGTGAGGATTCCTGGGGAGGAAGGCTTCCCAGCTCCACCCTGAGCCCCGCCGGCACGGCTGTCCTGCCCAGAGAgtatttctccttctccttctggAAGCCCAAGATCTCCTTCGTGGACAACATGGGGACACAGAACCCGCTAAGGAGGGAGGACAGCCGGGAGGAGCAGTACAAGGTGAGGACCTGGAAGCCCCAGACATCGTCGCTGATCGAGGAGGAGATCCGGAGCGActtgcagagggaagaggaactGCAggagcagcggcggcggcggcagatGATAGACGGCTACTCCCTGGTCGGCAGCGATGGCTTTCCCCAGGAGGGCTCCCACTCACGGCACAGCTCCG AAAACAGTGCTGGAAGGGCCCAGGAGTGCCCAGCTCATGCATTTCCCCTCCCTTGCTCCTGA
- the MISP gene encoding mitotic interactor and substrate of PLK1 isoform X1, protein MDRVTRHLVFQLPQTSHKHDYNDAHQAGWFAEQRIDSDDDMFGSTQHSSQRVENGYGWKRRAKSVSCFLDGEKDVWTPSPDRESKLEVVRSESLYDLRAYKGERKPSKLYDEDEQEWYRVPPPNISPEKARELEDERREIIRSQVVRKSSTVAERWSSMDELSSISAGTGGQGEGRHVGSFTTSFAICFDKPSSGRAPTSVDPENIDTEQIDFSTARQQFLMLEKTNPGSFFSPGQQAMSPNPESMTKISRQEWSSPEMAVKAARDYGNAGASGQSRMDKTVYQVSSVSYKTPVKEEVYAPRRADIERSHPTGKTFSLTKASSREDLDSGSGEMYNKATNTSNGSASNEIFNGLGDPRASSLDKDMKISNETPIEREIRMAMEREENLYKERGIQRLTSSSELVEIQTKPLLSIHTSPGPGRKGKDKGRASLYVQREIEQETKREEDLKRQGRLLGTYDRGTQQELDERRRVFEQEEAPPQKPTPTRKADERRSWINEFAVEQPTSRSPHPAEDTRGGRTLPSYAVNITHLQASQPRFAASEKSRDQPLVSQHVSASASKWKSEDSWGGRLPSSTLSPAGTAVLPREYFSFSFWKPKISFVDNMGTQNPLRREDSREEQYKVRTWKPQTSSLIEEEIRSDLQREEELQEQRRRRQMIDGYSLVGSDGFPQEGSHSRHSSALSLEAASGVSGSYSVSASPVSTPASHQAGVMGLVSSFTPLRLAGPSQGSTETLTSDSARSSPFEERRRRVKEDGKYAGIEPVDKINTEVVESTRVIRHKSAMAQRWEAGQYVRDDD, encoded by the exons ATGGACAGAGTCACCCGGCACCTGGTCTTCCAACTCCCCCAGACCTCGCACAAGCACGACTATAACGATGCTCACCAAGCCGGCTGGTTTGCGGAGCAGAGGATCGACAGCGATGACGACATGTTTGGCTCCACTCAACACAGCAGCCAGAGGGTGGAAAACGGCTATGGCTGGAAAAGGAGGGCAAAGTCAGTCTCGTGTTTCCTGGATGGTGAAAAAGATGTCTGGACTCCGTCCCCAGACAGGGAGTCCAAACTGGAGGTGGTGAGGTCAGAAAGCCTGTATGATCTCAGGGCTTACAAAGGTGAGAGGAAGCCCTCGAAGCTTTACGATGAGGATGAGCAGGAATGGTACAGGGTCCCTCCACCGAACATCTCACCCGAGAAAGCCAGGGAGCTCGAGGACGAGAGGAGGGAGATCATTCGGAGCCAGGTGGTGAGGAAGAGCTCCACCGTGGCCGAGAGGTGGAGCTCCATGGATGAGCTGAGCTCTATAAGTGCCGGCACAGGCGGCCAGGGTGAAGGCAGGCACGTGGGCAGCTTCACCACCAGCTTCGCCATTTGCTTTGACAAGCCTTCCTCGGGGAGGGCACCGACGTCTGTTGACCCTGAAAATATCGACACGGAGCAGATTGACTTCTCCACTGCCCGGCAGCAGTTCCTGATGCTGGAAAAGACTAACCCAGGCTCTTTCTTCAGCCCAGGGCAACAGGCCATGTCTCCAAATCCAGAGTCAATGACAAAGATCTCTAGGCAAGAGTGGTCCAGTCCTGAGATGGCCGTGAAGGCTGCAAGAGATTATGGTAATGCCGGTGCATCCGGCCAGAGCAGGATGGACAAGACCGTTTATCAGGTTTCCAGTGTGTCCTACAAGACACCGGTGAAGGAGGAGGTTTATGCTCCCAGAAGGGCTGATATTGAAAGGTCACACCCCACtgggaaaacattcagcttGACTAAAGCATCTTCCAGAGAGGACTTGGACTCCGGCTCAGGTGAGATGTATAACAAAGCCACAAACACCAGCAACGGAAGCGCATCCAATGAGATCTTCAATGGCCTTGGGGATCCGAGGGCCAGCAGCCTGGACAAGGATATGAAGATCAGCAATGAGACGCCCATTGAGCGGGAGATCCGCATGGCgatggagagggaggagaaccTCTATAAGGAGAGGGGGATCCAGCGCCTAACCTCCAGCAGCGAGCTGGTAGAGATCCAGACCAAGCCTCTCCTCTCCATACATACCTCTCCGGGCCCaggcaggaaagggaaggaCAAAGGCCGTGCTTCCCTTTACGTCCAGAGGGAAATCGAGCAGGAAACCAAGCGCGAGGAAGATCTGAAGAGGCAAGGGAGGCTGCTGGGGACATACGACAGGGGGACGCAGCAGGAGTTGGATGAGCGCAGGAGGGTGTTCGAGCAGGAGGAAGCCCCCCCGCAGAAGCCCACCCCCACGAGGAAGGCAGACGAGCGGAGGAGCTGGATTAATGAGTTTGCAGTGGAGCAGCCCACGAGCCGCAGCCCCCACCCTGCAGAAGACACCAGGGGTGGGAGAACCCTTCCCAGCTACGCAGTGAACATCACGCACTTGCAGGCGTCCCAGCCGCGCTTCGCCGCCAGCGAGAAGAGCCGGGACCAGCCTCTGGTGTCCCAGCACGTTTCCGCCAGCGCCAGCAAATGGAAGAGTGAGGATTCCTGGGGAGGAAGGCTTCCCAGCTCCACCCTGAGCCCCGCCGGCACGGCTGTCCTGCCCAGAGAgtatttctccttctccttctggAAGCCCAAGATCTCCTTCGTGGACAACATGGGGACACAGAACCCGCTAAGGAGGGAGGACAGCCGGGAGGAGCAGTACAAGGTGAGGACCTGGAAGCCCCAGACATCGTCGCTGATCGAGGAGGAGATCCGGAGCGActtgcagagggaagaggaactGCAggagcagcggcggcggcggcagatGATAGACGGCTACTCCCTGGTCGGCAGCGATGGCTTTCCCCAGGAGGGCTCCCACTCACGGCACAGCTCCG CTCTTTCTCTTGAAGCTGCCTCAGGTGTCAGCGGCAGCTACTCGGTGTCTGCGTCTCCCGTCTCCACTCCTGCCTCGCACCAGGCAGGGGTCATGGGGCTGGTGTCGTCCTTCACCCCGCTGAGACTGGCCGGTCCGTCCCAGGGCAGCACGGAGACCCTCACCTCTGACTCGGCTCGTTCCAGCCCCTTCGAGGAGCGGAGGAGGAGGGTGAAGGAGGATGGAAAG TACGCAGGCATTGAACCTGTGGACAAGATCAACACGGAG gtTGTGGAAAGCACCAGAGTGATTCGGCACAAGAGTGCCATGGCCCAGcgctgggaggcagggcagtACGTCAGGGATGATGACTGA
- the MISP gene encoding mitotic interactor and substrate of PLK1 isoform X2, with product MDRVTRHLVFQLPQTSHKHDYNDAHQAGWFAEQRIDSDDDMFGSTQHSSQRVENGYGWKRRAKSVSCFLDGEKDVWTPSPDRESKLEVVRSESLYDLRAYKGERKPSKLYDEDEQEWYRVPPPNISPEKARELEDERREIIRSQVVRKSSTVAERWSSMDELSSISAGTGGQGEGRHVGSFTTSFAICFDKPSSGRAPTSVDPENIDTEQIDFSTARQQFLMLEKTNPGSFFSPGQQAMSPNPESMTKISRQEWSSPEMAVKAARDYGNAGASGQSRMDKTVYQVSSVSYKTPVKEEVYAPRRADIERSHPTGKTFSLTKASSREDLDSGSGEMYNKATNTSNGSASNEIFNGLGDPRASSLDKDMKISNETPIEREIRMAMEREENLYKERGIQRLTSSSELVEIQTKPLLSIHTSPGPGRKGKDKGRASLYVQREIEQETKREEDLKRQGRLLGTYDRGTQQELDERRRVFEQEEAPPQKPTPTRKADERRSWINEFAVEQPTSRSPHPAEDTRGGRTLPSYAVNITHLQASQPRFAASEKSRDQPLVSQHVSASASKWKSEDSWGGRLPSSTLSPAGTAVLPREYFSFSFWKPKISFVDNMGTQNPLRREDSREEQYKVRTWKPQTSSLIEEEIRSDLQREEELQEQRRRRQMIDGYSLVGSDGFPQEGSHSRHSSAASGVSGSYSVSASPVSTPASHQAGVMGLVSSFTPLRLAGPSQGSTETLTSDSARSSPFEERRRRVKEDGKYAGIEPVDKINTEVVESTRVIRHKSAMAQRWEAGQYVRDDD from the exons ATGGACAGAGTCACCCGGCACCTGGTCTTCCAACTCCCCCAGACCTCGCACAAGCACGACTATAACGATGCTCACCAAGCCGGCTGGTTTGCGGAGCAGAGGATCGACAGCGATGACGACATGTTTGGCTCCACTCAACACAGCAGCCAGAGGGTGGAAAACGGCTATGGCTGGAAAAGGAGGGCAAAGTCAGTCTCGTGTTTCCTGGATGGTGAAAAAGATGTCTGGACTCCGTCCCCAGACAGGGAGTCCAAACTGGAGGTGGTGAGGTCAGAAAGCCTGTATGATCTCAGGGCTTACAAAGGTGAGAGGAAGCCCTCGAAGCTTTACGATGAGGATGAGCAGGAATGGTACAGGGTCCCTCCACCGAACATCTCACCCGAGAAAGCCAGGGAGCTCGAGGACGAGAGGAGGGAGATCATTCGGAGCCAGGTGGTGAGGAAGAGCTCCACCGTGGCCGAGAGGTGGAGCTCCATGGATGAGCTGAGCTCTATAAGTGCCGGCACAGGCGGCCAGGGTGAAGGCAGGCACGTGGGCAGCTTCACCACCAGCTTCGCCATTTGCTTTGACAAGCCTTCCTCGGGGAGGGCACCGACGTCTGTTGACCCTGAAAATATCGACACGGAGCAGATTGACTTCTCCACTGCCCGGCAGCAGTTCCTGATGCTGGAAAAGACTAACCCAGGCTCTTTCTTCAGCCCAGGGCAACAGGCCATGTCTCCAAATCCAGAGTCAATGACAAAGATCTCTAGGCAAGAGTGGTCCAGTCCTGAGATGGCCGTGAAGGCTGCAAGAGATTATGGTAATGCCGGTGCATCCGGCCAGAGCAGGATGGACAAGACCGTTTATCAGGTTTCCAGTGTGTCCTACAAGACACCGGTGAAGGAGGAGGTTTATGCTCCCAGAAGGGCTGATATTGAAAGGTCACACCCCACtgggaaaacattcagcttGACTAAAGCATCTTCCAGAGAGGACTTGGACTCCGGCTCAGGTGAGATGTATAACAAAGCCACAAACACCAGCAACGGAAGCGCATCCAATGAGATCTTCAATGGCCTTGGGGATCCGAGGGCCAGCAGCCTGGACAAGGATATGAAGATCAGCAATGAGACGCCCATTGAGCGGGAGATCCGCATGGCgatggagagggaggagaaccTCTATAAGGAGAGGGGGATCCAGCGCCTAACCTCCAGCAGCGAGCTGGTAGAGATCCAGACCAAGCCTCTCCTCTCCATACATACCTCTCCGGGCCCaggcaggaaagggaaggaCAAAGGCCGTGCTTCCCTTTACGTCCAGAGGGAAATCGAGCAGGAAACCAAGCGCGAGGAAGATCTGAAGAGGCAAGGGAGGCTGCTGGGGACATACGACAGGGGGACGCAGCAGGAGTTGGATGAGCGCAGGAGGGTGTTCGAGCAGGAGGAAGCCCCCCCGCAGAAGCCCACCCCCACGAGGAAGGCAGACGAGCGGAGGAGCTGGATTAATGAGTTTGCAGTGGAGCAGCCCACGAGCCGCAGCCCCCACCCTGCAGAAGACACCAGGGGTGGGAGAACCCTTCCCAGCTACGCAGTGAACATCACGCACTTGCAGGCGTCCCAGCCGCGCTTCGCCGCCAGCGAGAAGAGCCGGGACCAGCCTCTGGTGTCCCAGCACGTTTCCGCCAGCGCCAGCAAATGGAAGAGTGAGGATTCCTGGGGAGGAAGGCTTCCCAGCTCCACCCTGAGCCCCGCCGGCACGGCTGTCCTGCCCAGAGAgtatttctccttctccttctggAAGCCCAAGATCTCCTTCGTGGACAACATGGGGACACAGAACCCGCTAAGGAGGGAGGACAGCCGGGAGGAGCAGTACAAGGTGAGGACCTGGAAGCCCCAGACATCGTCGCTGATCGAGGAGGAGATCCGGAGCGActtgcagagggaagaggaactGCAggagcagcggcggcggcggcagatGATAGACGGCTACTCCCTGGTCGGCAGCGATGGCTTTCCCCAGGAGGGCTCCCACTCACGGCACAGCTCCG CTGCCTCAGGTGTCAGCGGCAGCTACTCGGTGTCTGCGTCTCCCGTCTCCACTCCTGCCTCGCACCAGGCAGGGGTCATGGGGCTGGTGTCGTCCTTCACCCCGCTGAGACTGGCCGGTCCGTCCCAGGGCAGCACGGAGACCCTCACCTCTGACTCGGCTCGTTCCAGCCCCTTCGAGGAGCGGAGGAGGAGGGTGAAGGAGGATGGAAAG TACGCAGGCATTGAACCTGTGGACAAGATCAACACGGAG gtTGTGGAAAGCACCAGAGTGATTCGGCACAAGAGTGCCATGGCCCAGcgctgggaggcagggcagtACGTCAGGGATGATGACTGA